The following proteins are co-located in the Acidobacteriota bacterium genome:
- a CDS encoding (2Fe-2S)-binding protein → MAFTLTVNGRPTTVDVPAEMPLLWVIRDVLSLKGTKFGCGVAQCGACTVHLDGQPIRSCSTPVSAAAGKRVTTIEGLSADGSHPVQRAWMNIDVPQCGYCQAGQIMSAVALLARTPNPTDAQIDGAMSGNLCRCGTYLRIRQAIRQASLNLAGPNGAGND, encoded by the coding sequence ATGGCGTTTACCTTGACCGTCAATGGGCGGCCGACGACTGTCGACGTGCCTGCCGAGATGCCTCTTCTGTGGGTCATCCGCGATGTGCTCAGCCTCAAAGGCACCAAGTTCGGCTGCGGCGTGGCGCAGTGCGGCGCCTGCACGGTGCACCTGGATGGCCAGCCGATCCGCTCGTGCAGCACGCCCGTGTCGGCGGCCGCGGGCAAGCGCGTGACGACGATCGAAGGGTTGTCGGCTGACGGCAGCCATCCGGTTCAGCGCGCGTGGATGAACATCGACGTCCCGCAGTGCGGCTACTGCCAGGCCGGCCAGATCATGTCGGCCGTCGCGCTGCTCGCCCGCACGCCCAATCCGACCGACGCCCAGATCGACGGCGCGATGAGCGGCAACCTCTGCCGTTGCGGCACGTACCTCCGCATCCGCCAGGCGATTCGGCAGGCGTCGCTCAACCTCGCCGGGCCCAACGGCGCCGGCAACGACTGA
- a CDS encoding 1-(5-phosphoribosyl)-5-[(5-phosphoribosylamino)methylideneamino] imidazole-4-carboxamide isomerase: MLIPSIDLMGGRVVQLQQGEKLVLASDDLDGWIDKFSAFPIVQLIDLDAAMGRPANDALVRRVASALPCQVGGGVRSIERAQELLAGGARRVILGSSLFNDRGVNRGRAEAFAEVIDPDLLVGAIDSKGGKVVVHGWKTPIPVTPEDAARTLEPYVGAFLYTHVDTEGLLTGLNLSAVKSVQAATKRRLIAAGGIRNREEVDTLDRLGIDAVVGMAIYTGAMEIRP; this comes from the coding sequence GTGCTCATTCCTTCAATCGATCTGATGGGCGGCCGCGTCGTCCAACTGCAGCAGGGCGAGAAGCTCGTGCTCGCGAGCGACGATCTGGACGGCTGGATCGACAAGTTCTCGGCGTTCCCGATCGTGCAGCTCATCGATCTCGACGCGGCGATGGGACGGCCCGCCAACGACGCCCTGGTCCGCCGCGTCGCGTCGGCGCTGCCGTGCCAGGTCGGCGGCGGCGTGCGATCGATCGAGCGCGCGCAGGAACTGCTCGCCGGCGGTGCCCGCCGCGTGATCCTCGGGTCGTCGCTCTTCAACGATCGCGGCGTCAACCGCGGCCGCGCCGAAGCGTTCGCGGAGGTGATCGATCCGGACCTGCTCGTCGGCGCGATCGACAGCAAGGGCGGCAAGGTCGTCGTCCACGGCTGGAAGACACCGATCCCCGTGACGCCGGAAGACGCCGCGCGCACGCTCGAGCCCTACGTGGGCGCGTTCCTCTACACCCACGTGGACACGGAAGGACTGTTGACCGGCCTGAACCTTTCGGCCGTCAAGTCCGTCCAGGCGGCGACGAAGCGGCGCCTCATCGCCGCCGGCGGCATCCGCAACCGCGAGGAGGTCGACACCCTCGATCGGCTCGGCATCGACGCCGTCGTCGGCATGGCGATCTACACGGGGGCGATGGAGATCAGACCGTAG
- a CDS encoding nucleotidyltransferase family protein, whose amino-acid sequence MADVTPSAVVPAAGRSSRFGGPKLLADVQGRPLIRRTLEALAAGGIDDVVVVIGPEAPRELVGLLDDSRVTTVVNPEPDRGMFSSIHAGLIAAAGSPVLVLPADMPFVQPATVRAVVDACRATGRVVVPAVGPKRGHPVALPRVVCDAIAAKGDPRGTLKDAFQAAAGGPPVELPVEDAGVLHDVDVPGDLV is encoded by the coding sequence GTGGCCGACGTCACACCCTCCGCCGTGGTTCCGGCCGCCGGACGCTCGTCGCGATTCGGCGGCCCGAAGCTTCTCGCCGACGTGCAGGGCCGGCCGTTGATTCGCCGGACGCTCGAGGCTCTCGCCGCCGGCGGCATCGACGACGTCGTCGTGGTCATCGGCCCTGAGGCGCCGCGCGAGCTGGTCGGCCTTCTCGACGACTCGCGCGTCACGACGGTGGTCAACCCGGAACCGGACCGCGGGATGTTCTCGTCCATTCATGCCGGGTTGATCGCTGCGGCCGGATCGCCCGTGCTCGTGCTTCCCGCCGACATGCCCTTCGTGCAGCCCGCCACCGTGCGCGCCGTCGTCGACGCATGCCGCGCGACCGGCCGCGTCGTCGTTCCGGCCGTCGGGCCGAAGCGCGGTCATCCCGTGGCGCTTCCTCGCGTCGTCTGCGACGCCATCGCGGCGAAGGGCGATCCGCGGGGAACGTTGAAGGACGCGTTTCAGGCTGCGGCGGGCGGCCCGCCGGTCGAGTTGCCGGTCGAGGACGCCGGCGTGTTGCACGACGTGGACGTGCCGGGCGACTTGGTGTGA
- a CDS encoding xanthine dehydrogenase family protein molybdopterin-binding subunit produces MLLALYLKPSESAAQAQPPALWSPNAFVRIMPDGTVYITAKNPEVGQGPKTHLPMIIADELDVDWSVVRIEQADVNPAVYGPQSAGGSTATPNNWTPLRQVGAAARMMLVSAAASTWSVPEAECTTSSGRVQHRASNRSVGYGEIAARAAALPPPAVSDIELKDPKEYRIIGKPTPGVENAAIVTGKPIFSIDFTLPGMLYAVFEKCPVYGGKVVSANLDEIGAMPGVRHAFVVEGGTVLTGLLGGVAIVADSWWQAKTAREKLKVTWNEGATSAQSSAGFARQAAELGPQTPQTWVRTDGDVERALSGAAKVVEAAYSYPFLSHAPLEPQNASARFANGKLELWTPSQTPANGLQLAATTLGITPADITMHQLRGGGGFGRRLTNDYVAEVSWIAKELNGTPVKLLWTREQDVQHDFYRPGGFHFLKAGIDASGRIAGWRNHFVTYGAGQGVAASADMSAMEFPARFVQHYAYGRSLMPLGFPTGAMRAPGSNGIAFVMQSFLDELAVAAGRDPIEFRLDLLSNTPIPLPPPAAPGAGGRGGGAPNPASIFNAERMSSVLRAVRDRSGWAKTTMPRGSGMGVGFHFSHLGYFASVAHVSVDAAKKVRVHRIWTVGDIGSQIINPSNAVNQAQGCAIEALSHLMNWEVTFANGHAVESNFDRYQPTRMNQAPPEIDVHFLTTQYSPTGLGEPALPPVLGAVCNAIHAATGTRVRSLPLAKQGFSWA; encoded by the coding sequence ATGCTGCTCGCGCTCTATCTGAAGCCGTCCGAGAGCGCCGCGCAGGCGCAGCCGCCGGCGCTCTGGTCGCCGAACGCGTTCGTGCGCATCATGCCGGACGGCACGGTGTACATCACGGCCAAGAACCCGGAAGTGGGGCAGGGGCCGAAGACGCACCTGCCCATGATCATCGCGGACGAGCTCGACGTGGACTGGAGCGTCGTCCGCATCGAGCAGGCCGACGTGAACCCTGCGGTGTACGGCCCGCAGTCGGCCGGCGGCAGCACGGCCACGCCGAACAACTGGACGCCGCTCCGGCAGGTGGGCGCGGCGGCGCGCATGATGCTCGTCTCGGCCGCGGCGTCCACCTGGAGCGTGCCCGAAGCCGAGTGCACCACGTCGTCCGGCCGCGTGCAGCATCGCGCGAGCAACCGGTCCGTGGGCTACGGCGAGATCGCCGCGAGAGCGGCCGCGCTCCCGCCGCCCGCCGTGTCGGACATCGAGCTCAAGGATCCGAAGGAGTACCGGATCATCGGCAAGCCGACGCCGGGCGTCGAGAACGCCGCGATCGTCACCGGCAAGCCGATCTTCTCGATCGACTTCACGCTGCCGGGGATGCTCTATGCGGTCTTCGAGAAGTGCCCCGTGTACGGCGGCAAGGTCGTGAGCGCGAACCTCGACGAGATCGGGGCGATGCCCGGCGTCCGCCACGCGTTCGTCGTCGAGGGCGGCACCGTGCTGACCGGCCTGCTGGGCGGCGTCGCCATCGTGGCGGACAGTTGGTGGCAGGCGAAGACCGCGCGCGAGAAGTTGAAGGTCACGTGGAACGAGGGCGCGACGTCGGCGCAGTCGAGCGCCGGCTTCGCGCGGCAGGCCGCCGAGCTCGGGCCGCAGACGCCGCAGACGTGGGTGCGGACCGATGGCGACGTGGAGCGCGCGCTGTCGGGCGCCGCGAAGGTGGTCGAGGCGGCGTACTCGTATCCGTTCCTGTCGCACGCGCCGCTGGAGCCGCAGAACGCCTCCGCGCGTTTCGCCAACGGCAAGCTCGAGCTGTGGACGCCGAGCCAGACGCCCGCCAACGGCCTGCAGCTCGCCGCGACGACGCTCGGCATCACGCCGGCCGACATCACGATGCACCAGCTTCGCGGCGGCGGCGGCTTCGGCCGTCGGCTGACCAACGACTACGTTGCCGAAGTGTCGTGGATCGCGAAAGAGCTCAACGGCACGCCGGTGAAGCTGCTCTGGACGCGCGAGCAGGACGTGCAGCACGATTTCTATCGGCCCGGCGGCTTCCATTTCCTGAAAGCCGGCATCGACGCATCAGGCCGGATCGCCGGGTGGCGCAACCATTTCGTGACGTACGGCGCCGGGCAGGGCGTGGCCGCCAGCGCCGACATGAGCGCCATGGAGTTTCCCGCGCGCTTCGTGCAGCACTACGCGTACGGCCGATCGCTCATGCCGCTCGGCTTCCCGACCGGCGCGATGCGCGCTCCGGGCAGCAACGGCATCGCCTTCGTGATGCAGTCGTTCCTCGACGAGCTGGCGGTCGCCGCCGGCAGGGATCCGATCGAGTTCCGGCTGGATCTGCTGTCGAACACGCCGATTCCCCTGCCGCCGCCTGCGGCGCCCGGAGCCGGCGGCCGCGGCGGCGGCGCGCCGAACCCGGCGTCGATCTTCAACGCGGAGCGGATGAGCAGCGTGCTGCGCGCCGTGCGCGATCGCTCGGGCTGGGCGAAGACGACCATGCCCCGGGGCTCGGGCATGGGCGTCGGCTTCCACTTCAGTCATCTCGGCTACTTCGCGTCGGTCGCCCACGTCAGCGTCGACGCGGCCAAGAAGGTCAGGGTGCACCGGATCTGGACCGTCGGCGACATCGGCAGCCAGATCATCAACCCGAGCAACGCCGTGAACCAGGCGCAGGGCTGCGCCATCGAGGCGCTCAGCCACCTCATGAACTGGGAGGTGACGTTCGCGAACGGCCACGCGGTCGAGAGCAACTTCGATCGCTACCAGCCGACGCGCATGAACCAGGCGCCGCCGGAGATCGACGTCCACTTCCTGACGACGCAGTACTCGCCGACGGGCCTGGGCGAGCCGGCGCTGCCGCCGGTGCTCGGCGCGGTGTGCAACGCGATCCACGCGGCGACCGGCACGCGCGTGCGTTCGCTGCCGCTCGCGAAGCAGGGCTTCAGTTGGGCGTAG
- a CDS encoding XdhC family protein, which translates to MTASATVRPSASPYERMAELSAAGRRFAVATVVRTHGSTPQTVGAKLIVTDDPADRPFGTLGGGCVEADAMLAARDALGGAGRSLREYRLNEELDWNTGLVCGGTMWILAEPGGDALAVAGRDLTADLARAAGGGPALAVITRLERAGRGFELDRRMAVFADGRRVGTLGDPIEDARAADAAIAQFQHGPPRLVRADDQHDLLIEPVAGRPHLVIAGGGHVAKALARQAQLLDFDVTVLEDRPEYANRERFDGAHVVLAGVAHSIASLDYGAQTFLVVATRGHKMDAECVLAAARTTVRYIGLLGSRRKTVLIADMLRDHGVPESRLAAIHAPVGLDLGGRSPAEIALSVLAEITQIRYGGTGLPLSRLSSST; encoded by the coding sequence GTGACAGCAAGCGCAACCGTCAGGCCGAGCGCGTCGCCCTACGAACGCATGGCCGAGCTCTCGGCCGCCGGCCGCCGGTTCGCCGTCGCAACCGTGGTGCGGACCCACGGCAGCACGCCCCAGACGGTGGGCGCCAAGCTCATCGTGACGGACGATCCGGCGGACCGGCCGTTCGGCACGCTCGGCGGCGGGTGCGTCGAAGCGGACGCGATGCTCGCCGCCCGGGATGCCCTCGGCGGCGCCGGCCGATCGCTCCGCGAGTACCGCTTGAACGAAGAGCTCGACTGGAACACGGGGCTCGTGTGCGGCGGCACGATGTGGATCCTCGCGGAGCCTGGCGGCGACGCGCTCGCCGTCGCGGGCCGCGACCTCACGGCCGATCTCGCGCGCGCCGCCGGCGGCGGCCCCGCGCTCGCCGTGATCACGCGCCTCGAGCGCGCCGGGCGCGGCTTCGAGCTCGACCGCCGCATGGCGGTGTTCGCCGACGGCCGGCGCGTGGGCACGCTCGGTGATCCGATCGAGGACGCGCGCGCGGCCGACGCTGCCATCGCGCAGTTCCAGCACGGCCCGCCGCGGCTCGTCAGGGCCGACGACCAGCACGACCTGCTCATCGAGCCGGTGGCCGGCCGCCCCCATCTCGTCATCGCCGGCGGCGGTCACGTGGCGAAAGCCCTCGCCCGGCAGGCGCAACTGCTCGACTTCGACGTCACCGTGCTCGAGGATCGGCCCGAGTACGCGAACCGCGAGCGGTTCGACGGCGCTCACGTCGTGCTCGCCGGCGTGGCCCACAGCATCGCGTCGCTCGACTACGGCGCTCAGACGTTTCTCGTCGTCGCCACGCGCGGCCACAAGATGGACGCCGAGTGCGTGCTGGCGGCGGCGCGCACGACCGTGCGCTACATCGGGCTGCTCGGCAGCCGCCGCAAGACGGTGCTGATTGCCGACATGCTGCGCGACCACGGCGTGCCCGAATCGAGGCTGGCCGCCATCCACGCCCCCGTCGGCCTCGACCTCGGCGGCCGGTCGCCGGCCGAGATCGCGTTGTCCGTCCTCGCCGAGATCACGCAGATCCGCTACGGCGGCACGGGTCTGCCGCTGAGCCGGCTCTCGTCATCCACCTGA
- a CDS encoding MBL fold metallo-hydrolase — protein sequence MLRRRLTVPSTAVLGLAIAGTLTAQRGPVPDPLVRENVTTRLAPHTYVIPDGDVGLVPNVGIVVGSRATLVIDPGLGRRNGETVLREVAKVSRNTELYIASTHFHAEHTTGYVAFPASAKYVNSKVQEAEFEQGGMQMVQMFSGRSPATAEILKDAARRPADITFDREHRLDLGGVAVRFVVVGPTHTRGDTGFFVEGDNVLFAGDVVMNSSFLAANAASSAKAWLAAFDTFQALKPQIIVPSHGAVGSGGLIEANRAIVQTIQTRARALKAQGKSADETATAVQAELQAAHPAWPRANGITALARAAYAEAP from the coding sequence ATGCTGCGTCGTCGCCTGACCGTGCCCTCGACCGCCGTGCTCGGCCTCGCCATCGCCGGTACGCTCACGGCCCAACGCGGCCCCGTGCCGGATCCGCTCGTGCGCGAGAACGTGACGACCAGGCTGGCGCCTCACACGTACGTGATTCCCGACGGCGACGTCGGCCTCGTCCCCAACGTCGGCATCGTCGTCGGCAGCCGGGCGACGCTCGTGATCGATCCCGGCCTCGGGCGGCGCAACGGCGAGACGGTGCTCCGCGAGGTGGCGAAGGTCAGCCGGAACACCGAGCTCTACATCGCCTCGACGCACTTCCACGCCGAGCACACGACGGGCTACGTCGCGTTTCCCGCCTCGGCGAAGTACGTGAACTCGAAGGTGCAGGAGGCCGAGTTCGAGCAGGGCGGCATGCAGATGGTGCAGATGTTCTCGGGCCGATCGCCGGCGACCGCCGAGATCCTGAAGGACGCTGCGAGACGGCCCGCCGACATCACCTTCGACCGCGAGCACCGTCTGGATCTCGGCGGCGTGGCCGTCCGCTTCGTCGTCGTCGGCCCGACGCACACGCGCGGCGACACCGGCTTCTTCGTCGAGGGCGACAACGTTCTCTTCGCCGGCGACGTCGTGATGAACAGCTCGTTTCTGGCGGCGAACGCGGCATCGAGCGCGAAGGCCTGGCTGGCGGCGTTCGACACGTTCCAGGCGTTGAAGCCGCAGATCATCGTGCCCTCGCACGGCGCCGTCGGATCCGGTGGGCTCATCGAGGCGAACCGCGCGATCGTGCAGACGATTCAGACCCGCGCGCGGGCGCTCAAGGCGCAGGGCAAGTCCGCGGACGAGACGGCAACCGCCGTGCAGGCCGAACTGCAGGCCGCGCACCCGGCATGGCCGAGGGCGAACGGCATCACGGCGCTGGCGCGCGCCGCCTACGCGGAAGCGCCGTAG
- the kdpA gene encoding potassium-transporting ATPase subunit KdpA produces the protein MTTNGWLQILFFLLALLAVTPPLGAYMARVFSRQRTRLDPVLWPLERLVYRATGVDETREMRWTEYAVAVLLFSGVSLVVLYAIQRLQGVLPWNPQGLPGVAPALAFNTAVSFATNTNWQAYGGESTMSYFTQMAGLAYHNFVSAATGMAVAIAFIRGIAQREKETLGNFWVDLVRASLWILLPIAVVGALFLVSQGVVQNLRPYDTVHTVEGATQVIAQGPVASQEIIKQFGTNGGGFFNANAAHPFENPTPLSNFVLMFGIFAISAGLTYTLGSMTGSRRHGWAVWGAMAFLFLLGVSVAYWAEARGNPLLTAAGADQTVTPMSSGGNMEGKEVRFGIANTALFATVTTDASCGAINGWHDSFTPLGGLVPLANMQLSEVVFGGVGAGLYGVLVYVILSVFIAGLMVGRTPEYLGKKIQAFEVQMAMLTVLIFSLVILLFTAVSAVSPDFGTASVFNPGPHGLSEILYAYSSGAANNGSAFGGLSVNTNWYNTTIGLAMLFGRFFMIIPPLAIAASLGRKKHVPPSLGTFPVTTPLFSALLVGVIVVVGALTFFPALSLGPIVEHFLMQNGQVF, from the coding sequence ATGACCACGAACGGCTGGCTTCAGATCCTGTTCTTCCTGCTCGCGCTGCTCGCGGTGACGCCTCCGCTCGGCGCGTACATGGCACGCGTCTTCTCGCGCCAGCGCACTCGGCTCGATCCCGTGCTGTGGCCGCTCGAGCGGCTCGTCTACCGCGCGACGGGCGTGGACGAGACGCGCGAGATGCGCTGGACCGAGTACGCCGTGGCGGTGCTCCTCTTCAGCGGCGTCTCACTGGTCGTCCTGTATGCAATCCAGCGCCTGCAAGGCGTGCTGCCCTGGAATCCGCAGGGCCTCCCGGGCGTCGCTCCGGCGCTGGCGTTCAACACGGCGGTGTCGTTCGCCACCAACACGAACTGGCAGGCCTATGGTGGCGAGTCCACCATGAGCTACTTCACGCAGATGGCCGGCCTCGCGTACCACAACTTCGTGTCCGCTGCCACGGGCATGGCGGTGGCGATTGCGTTCATTCGCGGCATTGCGCAGCGCGAAAAGGAGACGCTCGGAAACTTCTGGGTGGATCTGGTGCGAGCGTCCCTGTGGATCCTGCTACCCATCGCCGTCGTCGGGGCGTTGTTCCTCGTGTCCCAGGGTGTGGTGCAGAACCTCAGGCCGTACGACACCGTGCACACGGTCGAGGGCGCAACGCAGGTGATCGCGCAGGGTCCGGTCGCGTCCCAAGAGATCATCAAGCAGTTCGGCACGAACGGCGGCGGCTTCTTCAACGCGAACGCCGCGCACCCGTTCGAGAATCCGACGCCGCTCTCGAACTTCGTCTTGATGTTCGGCATCTTCGCGATTTCCGCGGGGTTGACCTACACGCTGGGCTCGATGACGGGATCCCGCCGCCACGGGTGGGCCGTCTGGGGTGCCATGGCGTTTCTGTTCCTCCTGGGCGTGAGCGTGGCGTACTGGGCGGAAGCGCGCGGCAACCCGTTGCTGACCGCCGCTGGCGCGGATCAGACGGTGACGCCGATGTCGTCGGGCGGCAACATGGAGGGCAAGGAAGTCCGCTTCGGCATCGCCAATACCGCGCTCTTTGCGACGGTGACGACCGATGCGAGCTGCGGCGCGATCAATGGCTGGCACGACTCGTTCACGCCGCTCGGCGGGCTGGTCCCACTCGCGAACATGCAGCTCAGCGAGGTCGTGTTCGGCGGCGTGGGTGCCGGCCTCTACGGCGTGCTCGTCTACGTCATCCTGTCCGTCTTCATCGCCGGCCTGATGGTCGGACGGACTCCCGAGTACCTGGGCAAGAAGATCCAGGCGTTCGAGGTCCAGATGGCGATGCTGACGGTCCTGATCTTCTCGCTCGTGATCCTGCTGTTCACGGCCGTCTCGGCCGTCTCGCCGGACTTCGGCACCGCCAGCGTCTTCAACCCCGGCCCGCACGGCCTGTCGGAGATCCTCTACGCCTATTCGTCGGGCGCCGCGAACAACGGATCGGCCTTCGGCGGGCTGAGCGTCAACACCAACTGGTACAACACGACGATCGGCCTCGCCATGCTCTTCGGCCGCTTCTTCATGATCATTCCGCCGCTCGCGATCGCGGCGAGCTTGGGCCGCAAGAAGCACGTGCCGCCCTCGCTGGGCACGTTCCCGGTGACGACGCCGCTCTTCAGCGCGCTGCTCGTGGGCGTCATCGTGGTCGTCGGCGCGTTGACCTTCTTCCCGGCCCTCAGTCTCGGGCCGATCGTCGAGCACTTCCTGATGCAGAACGGGCAGGTCTTCTAA
- a CDS encoding TIGR01777 family oxidoreductase, translated as MTKIIIAGGTGLIGGALARRLADDGHDVVVLSRSAGSSGDSRIRRAAWQPDGTSGAWAAEIDGAHAIVNFTGAGIADRRWTDARKRELRASRVLPTRSLVAAVRAATRRPAVFVQGSAVGYYGTGDGAREVDESFPAGRDFLGELCQAWEAEAQPAAALGCRLVTLRTGVVVSSRGGVVARLKVPFLLFAGGPIGSGRQYLSWIHEDDLVSMVLWAIATPAVEGVYNATSPNPVTNARFSAALGRALHRPSVLPVPPFFLRLVYGEMAQAMLIEGQRVVPRRAVDAGFVFRYPEIDPAVAAAVKANR; from the coding sequence GTGACGAAGATCATCATCGCGGGCGGGACGGGGCTGATCGGGGGCGCGTTGGCGCGGCGGCTGGCGGACGATGGCCACGACGTCGTCGTGCTGAGCCGCAGTGCAGGGTCGAGCGGCGATTCGAGGATTCGGCGCGCGGCGTGGCAGCCCGATGGGACGAGCGGCGCGTGGGCAGCCGAAATCGACGGGGCCCATGCGATCGTCAACTTCACGGGCGCCGGCATCGCGGATCGCCGCTGGACGGATGCACGCAAGCGGGAGCTGCGAGCGAGCCGCGTGCTGCCGACCCGCAGCCTCGTGGCGGCGGTGCGGGCCGCGACGCGCCGGCCGGCCGTCTTCGTCCAGGGATCGGCTGTCGGCTACTACGGCACCGGCGACGGCGCGCGCGAGGTGGACGAGTCGTTCCCCGCCGGCCGCGACTTCCTCGGGGAGCTCTGTCAGGCGTGGGAAGCGGAAGCGCAGCCGGCGGCAGCGCTCGGCTGTCGTCTCGTCACGCTCCGGACGGGCGTCGTCGTGTCCAGCCGCGGCGGCGTGGTCGCGCGGCTGAAGGTGCCGTTCCTGCTCTTCGCCGGCGGGCCGATCGGCAGCGGCCGCCAGTACCTGTCCTGGATCCACGAGGACGATCTCGTGTCGATGGTGCTGTGGGCGATCGCGACGCCGGCGGTCGAGGGCGTGTACAACGCCACGTCGCCGAACCCGGTGACCAACGCGCGGTTCTCAGCCGCGCTGGGCCGCGCGCTGCACAGGCCCAGCGTCCTGCCGGTGCCGCCCTTCTTCCTGCGGCTCGTGTACGGCGAGATGGCGCAGGCGATGCTGATCGAAGGGCAGCGCGTCGTGCCACGGCGCGCCGTCGACGCCGGGTTCGTGTTTCGCTATCCGGAGATCGACCCGGCCGTGGCAGCCGCCGTGAAGGCCAACCGCTGA
- a CDS encoding TolB family protein — translation MTRWIRGSFPIAIVLGIAAGGTRAGTAPTAAIGLFDGSTDIGAPSTIGPGSATYDASRQVYRVTGGGENMWARADHFHYVWKKVSGDVMLTADVTFAGSKPETGTPNGHRKGVLVLRQTLDGDSVYADAAAHGDGLTSLQWRAEKGDVTHEVQTDLAGPRRLRIEKRGDYVSMSVADPGGQLRPAGGAARVPFAGEFYIGIGVTAHDTGRLETVEFSNVQIATPPSATGRTTLVNTLETISLASKDRRVAYVVTQRDRIEAPNWFPDGTNTLYFNNGGRLYRVQADPPGAPRNPNRRSTPEAVDLGPLTRINNDHGVTKDGELWAISDQSQVVNGQRPSLIYTVPAGGGAPTRVTELGPSYFHGWSPDGRTLAYCGERNGNFDVYTVSAGGGPERRLTTAAAKDDGPEFSPDGQHIYFNSDRSGSMQVWRMKVDGSEQEQITNDRFENWFPHVAPNGQVMVFLSYAPGSGDHPANKDVVLRRMNLQTRAVDALAELFGGQGTINVSSWSPDSRYLAFVSYQIVPE, via the coding sequence ATGACGCGCTGGATCCGCGGTTCGTTTCCGATCGCGATCGTCCTCGGCATCGCGGCTGGCGGCACGCGCGCCGGCACCGCGCCCACCGCGGCGATCGGCCTCTTCGACGGCAGCACCGACATCGGCGCGCCGTCGACGATCGGGCCGGGCTCGGCGACGTACGACGCGAGCCGCCAGGTCTACCGCGTCACCGGCGGCGGCGAGAACATGTGGGCGCGCGCCGATCACTTCCACTACGTCTGGAAGAAGGTCTCGGGCGACGTGATGCTCACGGCCGATGTCACGTTCGCCGGCTCGAAGCCCGAGACCGGCACGCCCAACGGCCATCGCAAGGGCGTGCTGGTGCTGCGGCAGACACTCGACGGCGACAGCGTCTACGCCGACGCCGCCGCGCACGGCGACGGGCTCACGTCGCTGCAGTGGCGCGCCGAGAAGGGCGACGTCACGCACGAGGTGCAGACGGATCTCGCCGGCCCGCGCCGGCTCCGGATCGAGAAGCGCGGCGACTACGTCTCGATGTCGGTCGCCGATCCCGGCGGCCAACTGCGGCCGGCAGGCGGGGCCGCGCGCGTGCCCTTCGCGGGGGAGTTCTACATCGGCATCGGCGTGACCGCGCACGACACCGGCCGGCTCGAGACCGTCGAGTTCTCGAACGTGCAGATCGCCACGCCGCCGTCGGCGACGGGACGCACGACGCTCGTCAACACGCTCGAGACGATCAGCCTCGCCTCCAAGGACCGCCGCGTCGCGTACGTCGTCACACAGCGCGATCGGATCGAGGCGCCGAACTGGTTCCCGGACGGGACCAACACGCTGTACTTCAACAATGGCGGCCGCCTGTACCGCGTACAGGCCGATCCGCCCGGCGCGCCGCGGAATCCGAACCGGAGGAGCACGCCGGAGGCGGTCGACCTCGGCCCGCTCACGCGCATCAACAACGACCATGGCGTGACGAAGGATGGCGAGCTGTGGGCGATCAGCGATCAGTCCCAGGTCGTCAACGGGCAGCGCCCGTCGCTGATCTACACCGTGCCGGCTGGCGGCGGCGCGCCGACGCGCGTCACCGAGCTGGGACCGTCCTACTTCCACGGGTGGTCGCCCGACGGCAGAACGCTCGCCTACTGCGGCGAGCGCAACGGCAACTTCGACGTCTACACCGTCTCCGCCGGCGGCGGCCCGGAGCGGCGCCTCACCACGGCGGCGGCGAAAGACGACGGCCCGGAGTTCTCACCGGACGGGCAGCACATCTACTTCAACTCCGATCGCAGCGGGTCGATGCAGGTGTGGCGGATGAAGGTGGACGGATCCGAGCAGGAGCAGATCACCAACGACCGCTTCGAGAACTGGTTCCCGCACGTCGCGCCGAACGGACAGGTGATGGTGTTCCTGAGCTACGCGCCGGGCTCGGGCGATCATCCGGCCAACAAGGACGTCGTGCTGCGGCGCATGAACCTCCAGACGCGCGCCGTCGATGCGCTGGCCGAGCTGTTCGGCGGCCAGGGCACGATCAACGTGTCGTCGTGGTCGCCGGACAGCCGCTATCTCGCCTTCGTGAGCTATCAGATCGTGCCCGAGTGA
- the kdpF gene encoding K(+)-transporting ATPase subunit F, translated as MGLDYAIGLAVSAAMLAYLVVAMLKPEKF; from the coding sequence GTGGGGCTCGATTACGCCATCGGTCTGGCCGTGAGTGCGGCGATGCTCGCGTATCTCGTCGTCGCGATGCTGAAGCCGGAGAAGTTCTGA